Proteins from one Candidatus Thermoplasmatota archaeon genomic window:
- the lysS gene encoding lysine--tRNA ligase → MHWVDVVAEELLKKGKKHKIASGTSISGSIHIGNAGDVIIAHAIARAITEKGGSANCIWIMDDVDALRSIPQPIPKEFDKYLGIPVSSLPCPFNCCSSFVEHFTKPFIKTLAELGIKPEIYSDLELYKKGIYLPYTKIAIEKSKELIKILKEVSGAQKPLDWLPFEPICEKCGKIATTHAYQFDGENILYKCVGGIAGRKKIIGCNYEGASSLRNGKLPWRIEWAARWKFLNITCEPLGKEHSAAGGSYDTAKLIAKEIYCYEPPYPVFYEHIMVDGKKMSKSLGNIITTEQMLECVEPQVIKYLFFRTKPTKHKDIDMNYSLLRLAEDYERTERIYYGIEKYALEKEISDIKRSYELAQLGKPAEKFCQLEYSHLVILVQLAKDFPSLLAILNRLGIKPDREFERMLEDKYKRAINWLGKYAPEQFKFEVKETLPLVDLSRSQKEFLRKFAEELKIVEFTPIQIHNKIHELSKELGIEPKRSFEALYKILLNREEGPRLGYLLASLGREFVLQRIEEAIEKLREQSKIFKK, encoded by the coding sequence ATGCACTGGGTAGATGTAGTTGCAGAAGAGTTGCTTAAAAAAGGCAAAAAACACAAAATTGCCAGCGGCACTTCTATCTCAGGCTCTATACATATTGGCAATGCGGGCGATGTGATAATCGCTCATGCAATTGCTAGAGCTATAACTGAAAAAGGCGGTAGCGCAAATTGTATTTGGATAATGGATGACGTAGATGCGCTTAGAAGCATTCCTCAGCCTATTCCAAAAGAATTTGATAAATATTTAGGTATCCCTGTATCAAGTTTGCCGTGCCCTTTCAATTGCTGCTCTTCATTTGTAGAGCATTTCACAAAGCCTTTTATTAAGACTTTAGCTGAGCTAGGAATTAAGCCTGAAATTTATTCTGATTTAGAGCTTTATAAGAAAGGAATTTACCTGCCCTATACTAAAATAGCAATTGAAAAATCTAAAGAGCTAATAAAAATATTGAAAGAAGTTTCGGGCGCTCAAAAACCATTGGATTGGCTACCATTTGAACCTATCTGTGAAAAGTGCGGTAAAATTGCAACAACACACGCTTATCAATTTGATGGTGAAAATATTCTTTATAAATGTGTTGGCGGAATTGCTGGCAGAAAGAAAATAATTGGGTGTAACTACGAAGGTGCCAGTAGCTTAAGAAACGGTAAATTGCCCTGGCGTATAGAGTGGGCTGCACGCTGGAAATTTTTAAATATAACTTGCGAGCCTTTGGGTAAAGAGCATTCTGCTGCAGGAGGCTCCTACGATACTGCAAAGTTAATTGCTAAAGAGATTTATTGCTACGAGCCACCGTATCCTGTATTCTACGAGCATATAATGGTTGATGGAAAGAAAATGTCTAAATCTCTAGGCAATATTATTACTACAGAACAAATGCTAGAATGCGTTGAACCTCAAGTCATAAAATATCTGTTCTTCAGAACGAAGCCCACAAAGCATAAAGATATTGATATGAATTATAGCTTACTCAGGCTTGCAGAAGATTATGAGCGTACTGAAAGGATTTATTACGGCATTGAAAAATACGCATTGGAAAAGGAAATATCAGATATAAAAAGAAGTTATGAGCTTGCTCAGCTCGGGAAGCCTGCTGAAAAATTCTGTCAGCTTGAATACTCTCATTTGGTGATTTTAGTGCAGCTCGCTAAAGATTTTCCAAGCTTGCTGGCAATTTTAAACAGGCTCGGTATAAAGCCTGACAGAGAATTTGAGCGAATGCTAGAGGATAAATATAAACGCGCAATTAACTGGCTAGGTAAGTATGCGCCTGAGCAGTTTAAATTCGAAGTCAAGGAAACATTGCCTCTTGTAGATCTGAGCAGATCTCAAAAAGAATTTCTCAGAAAATTTGCTGAGGAGCTTAAAATTGTAGAGTTCACTCCTATACAGATACATAATAAAATTCACGAACTTTCAAAGGAATTGGGTATTGAGCCTAAGAGAAGCTTTGAAGCACTGTATAAAATACTACTGAACAGAGAAGAAGGTCCTAGACTTGGCTATTTGCTTGCATCGCTGGGTAGAGAATTTGTGCTCCAGAGAATTGAGGAAGCGATAGAGAAGCTGAGAGAACAATCGAAAATTTTTAAGAAATAG